agtatttctaTGCAACGGTTGTGGAACAACTGGTTTTCAAACCAAATTTAAAGCAAGTTTAAATTTCAGATGTAGCAAATTGCATTTCTGTCTTCACCGACGCAACAGCCTCTGAATTGGttgaattcattttcattatataTGGAATATATGGAATATTTTCCAAATCCTAAAACCTAACCTCAGTTTCACAACAGTTGCAAAACAGGACAGTGAAAACTCAGCCATTGAGTAGACCACTTCACATGCTTTATTTCAGCAcccaaaataattaaaaacatcttGATTTATTATACATGTACAAAATAAGTACAGAATCTTTCTTTTAAACCATGAAAGTGGGTCTGcttcagttttacttttttactcttttctttcttttttaagaaACCCTTCGCgaaaaagaaatcaacaaacaacataaacaaaagggTGGGAGATGTGTGCTGTTTTAGTGAAGAGGAGTTATCCACAGGGCAAACAGACATTAGGTCAACACTGAACACATGGGCAGGGAAATGATATTTAACCAGTCACTTGCTTTTATCTACAAAGACATGAATGCATGCATTACATCCGCAGTGATCACTTTTCAGAGGACCTCTGTCATGAGAACCAACACTGAAGAAAACAATTGCACTGCATAGACAACAAGACAATGAGTCAATTTACTAGCACCAAAGGTTCTGCAGGCATTAGTGGCAATAGTTACAGTATGATAGTGATAGCTTCCCTATCAAACACCAATAACTGGACCTCATTGGATTGATAATAGCACCTTTGACTGTTGTTGGTTTTCCCCTATCAGACTTGTTGTGTAAAATATACCCTTGCGTTTAACAAAAATTAGGGGTGACTTCTAGTATGAGGTAGCCATCAAGGTATCAAAATGAAGATGATTTTCTTTGTCTTGCTCTTTTAATGGTTGCTTATCTAAGCAACTTTCAGGTGTTTTTCATGAAGTCAGCACAAGAAGACACTTCACActttttacaatttatttaaCACCAGAAAATGGTacatatttgttgttttcaatgtcctTCTGCAGTGGTAAAAAAATGGCAAACGTCACCtgtgtttcattgtgtgtgtagatcttttttgtttttttcaaactccAGGGGGAAATTTTACACAAGCATATATTATTTTCTTGTTGCCAGTGGAAACAAAAGATTCTTTTAAAGTGTCCTTGTGGTTGGTTTCGGTTGAAGGTAGCAGTCCCGAAAAAATGCTTCTCAGGattggaaaaacacaaacactgtcttCAGTAGAGTGGTTTTAAGCATGTGGACCAATGGCAGCCGAATGAGTTTTGAATGCATAGAAAAGGATTTAGAGATGActgctagaaaaaaaacaacaatttcatGTCcatatttctttcctttttacaAGAAGCAAACTGGGCCAATTTCAACGCCAAATTCCTGATCAGGTGCACCAACATCCATAGGAGCAATGTCAATGATGGGCAGGCGGGTTGTTTTTGATGTGCTGTAGTCAATGACTGTCTTGCCCCATGTGccagtgtgtgactgtggagagaaacaaaagagagcGAAAGTCAGAAACCGTTCACAATTTGCTTGAGAAATTCCACCACAGTGAGATTTTAGTTACAAGTGAAAATGTAGAGTGCACTAAAGATCACAAAATCATCTCACATCCTTGCAGGCAAAGCTGGGTGATTTACCACACTGCttttgcacatttcattttttaaaaattccagCGTCATTTTAAATATAAGGTAGCTGTAGGttaaaaaaagtagaaaaagagagatggaatATAGCTCACCGTGCAGCCATCCTCGCTGACGCTGTATGTGAAGCGGCTGTTGCCCTCAGCTCTGATCTCGATGTCATTGGAGCCCTGGAGCATCAGGGCCTTCTTCAGGTTGCCGGTGGCAGAGTCCATGTAGGCAATGCTGTTCTTGCAGTGGTATGTGACGTTCTGAGAGGCCTGGTTGGACATCAGGCGCATGAAGGTCATCTGGATGCTGACGTCCTCGGTATCAGCTCCATCAGTGCCATACTGGAACTGCATGGGAAAtgggagagaaggaggcagaggtTTTAGAATTCATCATGGTCCATGAACTGATCGGAGTTTTGATGGTAATAATGCCAATCAAAAGTGTTTCTGGCTGTGTTTTCCCACCTGGAATCCACCAGTCATGGCTTCGCTGAACCAGACGTGCTTCTTCTCTCTGGCGTTCTTGCTGAGGTACCAGTTCTTCATGGGGATGCTGGACTCGCTGGGGTAGACGCAAGTGGCGCCAGTCTCCATGTCGCAGTGAACCTTGACAGCATCCAGAATAGAGCCCTGGTTGGGGTCAACCCAGTACATGCCTGTGCAAATGCAGGAACACAGTTTGAAGAGAGTTTGAAGATTAGGTCATCCTTGTATCAAACATGGTTTCATCTTGGTTCGGTATTATTGCACTGATCTGGGCCTCTCATTGCACTCACCGCTCTTCCACTCAGGGTGGCACATCTTCAGGTCACGGCACATGCGGGCAGGGTTCTTCTGGGTACCCTCGGGGCTGCGGAGGTTCTCGATCTTCTGAGTCAGGGTCTTCAGGGTGGTGTCAACCTCCATGTCGCGATCGCGCATCATGTTGGGGTCATCAGCACGGTAGTGGCCACCACGGAAGGGATCGGGGGCCTTCTCCTGAATAGGCTGGCTGATGAAATCAAATCCACCGCCAGGGGCTCCAGGGGGTCCGGGAGGTCCAGGGGGTCCGGGAGGTCCCTAATTAGAGTTAACAGGCGTTTACCTAAAGCATTACTAATCTGCACGCATGTGTATGAGGTTATGCATATTTGTGACGAAAAAGAGATCACAGCGCAACTTACAGCAGGTCCCATCTCTCCATTGCGACCGCGAGGTCCAGGGGGTCCAATGGGTCCAGGCAGACCGTTCATGCCATCCTTACCAGGGGCACCAGAAGATCCAGCAGGTCCCTATGATGCAAAAGCCACATGATTACTTACTAAGGGTAAAACACGGATTCAGGACAGTTCCCCTTTATTGACAGACTGAAGaccatatgtgtatgtgtacaacAAATATTTCTGTATAACTGtgatgtgtacacacacacacacatatatatacatatatgtacacaAACTCTCCTGGTCACACCATAGGGGTAGTTTATTTTTTCTATCAGTGATAATGTGGTAATGTGACAGATTGTAAAAGCAGTTGTACTTACTCTAGGTCCAGCAGGTCCAGAAGCACCAGCGGGTCCTTGCTCTCCAGCAGAGCCCTAGAGGGATGTGaagattaaaacattaaaaattacaTCACTGACTTGCAAATCATAATGTCAAAACTACAATGAGTCACCTGCATCTAATGTACCTTTTATAAGAGACAATATACATTTTGTGGTAATCAAAACTACAAATTATACATGTAGCTGAGAAGTTTGTATAATAGCCACTTTTACATGTAACCAGACATTATTTGAAGGTCCTACTCCAAAAAATCCTGATAATTGGTAATGTGTAGTGAATATTGGGATACACCAGCCATTTTAGCCTGTGCAGGATTGAAATGGTTACTCACAGCAGGTCCGGGAAGACCCTGCATGCCAGAGAATCCTCTGTGTCCCTTGtggcctctctctccagcctctccagcctctccctTGTCTCCACGAGCACCAGCAGGGCCCTGATAGACAGCAGCAGGAGGTCAACATGTTATAGCAGGTTCATAATCATCTGTCCCATTGAGTTTAAGATTGTGGCAGTATTTCAGAGAAGGGTAGGTaggcttgtgtatgtgtttctgtgtaaagAAACATTTTGGTTATGTATATTAAAGGTGTGTATGATGTAATGTTGAACATACATTAGCACCACGGGCACCAGCGGGACCAGATGGGCCAGCAGGACCGGCAGGACCCtaaaggaaacagaaaattaaaaaatcttAGCAAGTCTCCATGCACAGAGCAcaatgatattttaaaaatgtaggaATGTACAGCCATGCAAAGTGAGGAATTGCAACTTCTTATAAActgaataataatagtaataagtAAGGTACATTTTTGACCTAGATCAAAATATGCACTTACAGCCTCTCCACGGTCACCAGATTTGCCAGAGGGGCCAACAGCTCCAGGGGCACCAGGAGCACCAGGGGCACCAGGAGGTCCAGCAACACCACTCTCACCACGGTCTCCCTACAGGAGCAGCCAAACAGGGAACATCTCTATTGAGAAGCTGTGTCCACAACAACATGAATGATGCACAGAATGATGCTGTTTCAGTAGGGACGCCATTTTGGAGTAAAGTTTAACCTCTGAGATCAAACTGCTACTTCTTCACGCTtaatgacaattaaaaaaaggctAGAGGGGAAGGTTTACCTTGGGGCCAGGAGGTCCATCACGACCAGGGGCACCATCGTGACCAGCAGATCCCTGTGGGACAGAAAGTGATGCTGGTTAATCATCACAATGTTCAGCTGGTGAGCCTAGTTGTTTACCATCAAAGTGAACAGCACAAGGCCTCATTAgctacacacacatgttcatgaGTTTTTGGGCTAACAGCAGTAATAATAGTGAAGTCTCAGTTTAGTGTGTGAATGAGCTCTGTATCAATGTCATCCTTTACTGGACTTTGTGATAACAGTAATTCTGATGCTGGTTCAGTATGAAACAGACTGAGGCCTCTTACTTCACGACCAGCCTCTCCGGGAGCACCAGCCAGTCCAGGGGGTCCCATGGGTCCAGGAGGTCCACGCTCACCAACAGGTCCAGAAGGTCCCTGCTTTCCAGGCTCACCCTGAGTGAATACAAGAGAGAAGTTATTGGTGTGGCTGAAGATGGAAGctataagaaaaagaaagtagaGCACTTTAAAGCCCATATCCCCACTGAATACTGGTTATAGTTGTTTTTTGCAATTATGACATCATGAAGAGTTGAGAAGGTGGATAGAGTATAATGTTGGTATATTGTTTAAattatgtctgtgtttatgGTATTAATGCCatgctgtcctgtcctgtctttcAGAACAGTCAAATAGTGCATTTGATTGGTGTGTCCATTGCTCTACATAGCAGAATTATGTCTAAGGAGCTCAGCTAGTTAGCATTGCCTATTTCACTGTAAAGCCTCTATCACTATGTGGAATTTAGTAAGCGGTaagatgttgattttttttttttttttttttttaaccagtatCACCAAGACAAACTATTTCTGATActgatttttaacattttgatcTATACGGTATAATTTTTTTGCAGCAGCCATGGTGCTGACACGCGCTCAGGGAATACTCACAGATGGTCCGGGCAGACCACCGAAACCACGCTCTCCACGCTGTCCAGGCAGACCTACAATACCACGCTGTCCAGCAATACCCTGAGGTCCAGCGATACCAGGGGCACCCTGCGCAGGGACAAGCAAACAGCCACAAGTTAGTGACTCTTATAGAGGCacagaaaaagctgaaaaagcAGTTTCCTATGTTGTATTGCAGGTGATCAAAACCACTGACACAAAGCCATTTTAGGGTGTAatgcagaaaataataaattcccctatctatcatctatcatGATCATATTACGTCCTAGGTGCATCtattgaaaaagtgaaatttgaAGGGGTACTTACAGCAGGTCCGTCAGAGCCAACAGATCCCTTCTCTCCAGAAGGTCCGGGGGGTCCAGCAGCACCAGGCTCACCAGGGCGACCAGCAGCACCAGTCTCACCACGagctcctctctgtccctctttgcCAGTGGGTCCAGTGGGTCCAGCGGGTCCAGCAGTTCCCTGGAAACATCCAGAGGTGTCAGGTCAGCCTGACTGGCGTTCAGTCACACTGATGAAGGCCATGATGACCACTGACATGTTGATCTTTCATGTCGCCCCTGCATTTGGTGATTCTGACCtgacaactgatgtataaagaAATGCTCTGTGTGTGGAAAATTAGGAGGGGAGACTTACAGCAGGGCCGGGGGGTCCAACTCTGCCAGCGGGTCCGGGGAAACCAGTAGCACcctatgcacatacacacacacgcacacacgcacaaatacaATGAGAAATGATATCCTCCACttcagaatgaaaaataaaacaggatcagtgtttttaccatttttgtAAGCATAATTCAATGGTAACATAAGAGTTGCTTGGAGGTTGATGTGATACTTACAGGGGGTCCAGCACCACCACGAGCACCTTTGGGTCCAGAGGGACCAGCAGGTCCCTAtagacacaaaaatatacaagtTAGACGGGAAATAGAATATTTAATATCAAAATATAATTTAGTATAATCTTTATATTAACAACATGACCTAATCAAAAGTTTTCCATTCATCCAATTCATTATCAGCTCTGGGTCGTTCAGTCACACTGATGAAGGTACaagtttttaatgtgtgtgcttCATATAATTAAATCAGCATATTGACCTACAATGTTAAATACATCTTTTCTAAGGCTAGCAACCAAAGTGAAATTACAGACATTGATAGCAGTGGAGGTTAACATGCTGTGACTTGACTGCTTATGATGGCTGTAGTATATAACAGTGGTAATTAGGATgatatgtgggtgtgttttatAAGCGCAGAGAAACCTACCTGAGGTCCAGCAGCTCCGACGGGTCCAGCAGGGCCAGCAGCACCAGCGTCTCCCTTGGGTCCAGAGTCACCAGTCTCTCCCTTGGCACCAGGCTGACCATCAGCACCCTGTGGTGGGATGATTCAAAGGAGGACAAGAGAGGGAAATGTTGAAAGTGTGCTTTCTTGTGAAAATTTAAATCCTAAATTCTAGCATTAGGATAGAGGGCTTtgcattttcatcttttaatgCATTTAAATCTGTAGAGAAATGTCAATGTGCTGAAATGGAATATAACGATGGAGGTTCTTACAGGGGGTCCAGCGAATCCAGCAGGTCCAGGAGGGCCAGACTCTCCACGCTCACCCTGTTAGATTATGGGAAAAGGGACATTAGAGACTGCAAATGCCCTACATGTAATGTtgtcatttatgttttatttattttagcaggTCACTCAGGTATCGATGTGTGCAAGAGTTTCAATACACAGTGCAGCCAGTAAGCCTATTCTATGAGTGTTTCATGGTACACTACAgagttttcagtgtgttttatagGACACTTGAATGTATTCTGTGTTTTCTAGCAATCTGTGGAGTGTTTCTTTTGAGATCAAACTTACAGGGGAACCGCGAGGTCCAGTGGGTCCAGCAACGCCAAGGGCTCCAGGCTCACCCTACAGTtgaatgagaagaaaaaatattagcTAAATATTTGATCAGTCATACAAATGTttcaaaaattatttaatttaatgaggCACCAGTTTATAGTGATTTGACCCTGGAATAAAGCAATGGCTCCATTTTTCTGCACAGTATATGCGAATACAGATAGTAAATAAAGATAGCAAATGCATAAATGCAGTTGTGTTTGGCCTTACCTTCTCACCCTGACCACCGGGAGGTCCAGGTGGTCCAATAGCACCAGTCATTCCACGCATGCCATCCTTGCCAGGGGCACCATCAAGACCCTTGGGTCCACCCTCACCCTGAGAAGAAACAGAAGTTCACACGATGAAGATTTATTTCCAATATCAGATGCTGAATTTGTTGATATGCATAAACATAACCCATGCTTATGTATGAGATACCCCAACAGGGTATTAGCTTGTAACTGTGTGGaatacactgaaatattttactgattttaaattgaaaatagctttctttaattgcatttttgtgtaCTCTCTTTTTGTGTATACTCTTACTAGACTAATTTATTTCTAATCAGTCACACAAACTTGAGTAAgaattaagaataaaaataaaagaataaaaaatgtcatatttgaataatacatgttttttcttttcttttcttaaaggTAGTATTAAGGTACCCTCTTAAAGGTTAGCAGAAGCTTCTCAACTTTCTGCCACGACGTTTGGAAATTTGTGATGTGCTTGATTTTTACTGGTAATTTTAGAGAAAGTAGTGTTTATATATAGAACCACGTCTCTAACTTTATCCtaacttgaaaaatgtgatCTCCTAAAACCCACTATCCTGTTGTTTAATGTTTAGTGTGCGGCTGATTGTGCAAGAATATAATGATTAGCATAACCTGTTATCCACAACCTAAAATTTAAAcctaaaaccttaaaaaaaatttttgtcAGAACAAATGcgtgtatatacatttttacaagCATCTCATGATTCCTACTCAACCCAACACTTAAACTGGATGTGCTCAAATGGCTGCCGTAGGAGACTAAAAGGACAGGTGTGAtactcactttctctcccttgACACCGGGCAGACCGCCAGCACCGCGCTCACCGGGCATTCCCTGCATACCTGGGGGTCCCTGACCACCGGGGGCACCAGCAGTACCGGGctctccctgcacacacacacacacacacacacacacaatgggaaATAATGGCATTATTCCCCATTCAAAACAACCTACTTCATGCATACAGTGCAATTTTAAAGTATATGTTAAATAGAAGTCAGCACTGATCATTGGAGGTGaaaaggtgtgtttttatgtttgtttacatgttgtttttatgcTGAATCTGCGTGGAGGTGAGATACtaaatgcacttttattttgagcATAAGGAGATGAGGCgggtgtgtgtggcaggtgttcagtgaaaacaaaagctGGAAGTGTGCGAGTACATGGATACGGGAGAGACTCATAAACAAACCTTAGCACCATCGTTACCAGCAGGACCAGGAGCACCACGGGGTCCAGTGGGGCCAGCGACGCCAGTGGCACCACGCTCACCAGGGAATCCTCTTTCACCCTGGAGGAGAGAACGGACACATCAGCCATGACCATCAGCTAAAGGATGGAGGAACAGCGTCTAACACACTGTGCCCAAAGCAGGGTATTTTGAGATACTCACTCTGGATCCAGATGGGCCATGGGGTCCAGCCTCACCGGGAACACCCtgcacaacagagagagagagagagagagagagagagagagagagagagagagagagagagagagagagagaggagatggttACCATGAAGTCTGATTCACAACAAGAGTGGAGTCATGAAAACATCATTAAACTTCACTGATGAAAGTATGAGTTTGCGTGCAGTATGTATTTGACAAATGTATGCTATGTCTGAACAAGCAGCTGACCATTTCAAAAGAACAGCTTATAACAGCTTATTGCAGTATATGCCACATTGAAGTGAACTGAGCACTGACTGCAAGTGGCAACAAGTTTAGATGTATAAATAACATTGGGCACATTCACAATTCGCTTACCTGCTCACCAGGCTTGCCAGTCTCACCAGTAGCACCCTGGGGTCCGGGCAGTCCCTGCAAAAGTaataagaggaagaaaatgttGGGTTAACAGATGGAATTGTGACACAactaagaaataaataaacccaGTAAAAGATGGGGCTCATGCTGCTTAGATGCTCTCAAAACCTACCTGGAATCCAGGAGGACCAGCGGGTCCCTGCTCTCCCTTCTCACCAGCAGATCCctacacaggagagagaaaagagaatgaTAAGGAAACTGCATATGACTTATCTCCCGTGATATGttcaaaaacaaatggcaaTATCAGTATGGCCATGTAATGCTGCAATCATTCTGAAAAGCGACGTACAGCAGGGCCAGAAGGTCCAGGAGCACCAATGTCACCATCTTTGCCAGGGGCGCCCTAGGAAGACAAATCATTATACAGACACATCCCAGTTAGACACTGCTTTATCCATTTTGTGaatattcattttctctgtaaaataTCTCCTATAATAATAGATGTTAAGTGCTTTAGTTTTGAAAATATGCAAGTACTTACAACAGGGCCAGCAGGACCGCCAGGACCTCTCTCACCGGCCTTACCAGCGTCACCCTGGGGaaaagaaaatatcacatttggtGAGGAGTGGATGTTGCCCtactatttctattttattttaccttcatggataaaaaaaaagtaatcactGGGCTAGATGTTATTGATCCCCTGATGAGTTTGAGGATACCTATAATTCAGTGGATACACCCTCTGCAAAGTCTATTTTGGCATTTGAAATTAATAAAACTGGGCAGAAGGACATTTAGGTATTTACTCACAGCGACTCCCTTGGGTCCGGGGAATCCCATAACTCCAGGCTGTCCTCTGGCTCCAGCGGGGCCAGGAGGTCCGGGGCGGCCATCTTGTCCAGAGACACCCTAAACAACATTGGAGG
This genomic interval from Myripristis murdjan chromosome 19, fMyrMur1.1, whole genome shotgun sequence contains the following:
- the col1a1b gene encoding collagen, type I, alpha 1b, yielding MFSFVDIRLALLLSATVLLARGQGEDDSTFGSCTLDGQLYNDRDVWKPEPCQICVCDSGTIMCDEVVCEDTSQCADPIIPDGECCPICPDIDGPQMPEGPGDVGDKGDRGLPGPPGNDGIPGQPGLPGPPGPPGPPGLGGNFSPQMSYVDPSKSSGPAVPGPMGPMGPRGPPGPPGSSGPQGFTGPPGEPGEPGASGAMGPRGPAGPPGKNGDDGEPGKAGRPGERGPAGPQGARGFPGTPGLPGIKGHRGFSGLDGAKGDTGAAGLKGDAGVPGENGASGIMGPRGLPGERGRPGPSGPAGARGNDGNTGAAGPPGPTGPAGPPGFPGGAGAKGETGVQGARGSEGPQGARGEPGNPGPAGPTGPAGNPGSDGAPGAKGSPGAAGIAGAPGFPGARGPAGAQGAVGAPGPKGNNGDVGTPGSKGEPGAKGEPGPAGVQGLPGPSGEEGKRGARGEPGGAGPRGPPGERGGPGARGFPGADGAAGGKGGPGERGAPGPMGAQGATGEAGRPGEPGAPGLKGVTGSPGSPGPDGKAGPSGVSGQDGRPGPPGPAGARGQPGVMGFPGPKGVAGDAGKAGERGPGGPAGPVGAPGKDGDIGAPGPSGPAGSAGEKGEQGPAGPPGFQGLPGPQGATGETGKPGEQGVPGEAGPHGPSGSRGERGFPGERGATGVAGPTGPRGAPGPAGNDGAKGEPGTAGAPGGQGPPGMQGMPGERGAGGLPGVKGEKGEGGPKGLDGAPGKDGMRGMTGAIGPPGPPGGQGEKGEPGALGVAGPTGPRGSPGERGESGPPGPAGFAGPPGADGQPGAKGETGDSGPKGDAGAAGPAGPVGAAGPQGPAGPSGPKGARGGAGPPGATGFPGPAGRVGPPGPAGTAGPAGPTGPTGKEGQRGARGETGAAGRPGEPGAAGPPGPSGEKGSVGSDGPAGAPGIAGPQGIAGQRGIVGLPGQRGERGFGGLPGPSGEPGKQGPSGPVGERGPPGPMGPPGLAGAPGEAGREGSAGHDGAPGRDGPPGPKGDRGESGVAGPPGAPGAPGAPGAVGPSGKSGDRGEAGPAGPAGPSGPAGARGANGPAGARGDKGEAGEAGERGHKGHRGFSGMQGLPGPAGSAGEQGPAGASGPAGPRGPAGSSGAPGKDGMNGLPGPIGPPGPRGRNGEMGPAGPPGPPGPPGPPGAPGGGFDFISQPIQEKAPDPFRGGHYRADDPNMMRDRDMEVDTTLKTLTQKIENLRSPEGTQKNPARMCRDLKMCHPEWKSGMYWVDPNQGSILDAVKVHCDMETGATCVYPSESSIPMKNWYLSKNAREKKHVWFSEAMTGGFQFQYGTDGADTEDVSIQMTFMRLMSNQASQNVTYHCKNSIAYMDSATGNLKKALMLQGSNDIEIRAEGNSRFTYSVSEDGCTSHTGTWGKTVIDYSTSKTTRLPIIDIAPMDVGAPDQEFGVEIGPVCFL